A window of Bacillus sp. DX3.1 genomic DNA:
TTACTTCATTGCTGGTGTAAGTGCATGGAAAATTACTAAAAGACAAGAGACAGAGATGTTTAAAAAGTCTTTCCGCATCTCAATTATCGTTGGAACAATTGCAACAGCTCTTGTGCTGTTCTTTGGGCATGCTCAAGCGCAACATTTAATTAAATCACAGCCAATGAAGATGGCAGCAGCTGAAGCTTTATGGAATACAAGTGCAGATCCGGCACCATTTACAGCTGTAGCAAAAATTAATCCAGAAACAAAGTCTAACTCATTCGAAATTCAAATTCCTTATATGTTAAGTTTGTTATCCTATGATAAATTTAGCGGTCAAGTGGAAGGGATGAATCAGCTTCAAAAAGAATATGAAGCAAAATATGGTCCTGGAGATTATATTCCACCGGTACGTACAATGTTTTGGAGTTTCCGAGCGATGGTAGCAAGCGGTACATTTATGCTACTTCTAGGCGCGTACGGTTGGTTTTTATCAAGAAAAGATCGTTTAACAGAAAAACCATTGTATTTAAAGTTGATGGTATATGCAATTGCTCTTCCGTTTATCGGTAATACGGTTGGATGGATTATGACAGAAATGGGGCGCCAGCCTTGGGTTGTATTTGGAGTAATGAAAACAGAAGATGCGGTATCACCAAATGTTACAGCAAATGAAGTGTTATTCTCTCTTGTTTCATTTACGACGATGTATGCCATTTTAGGTGGAATCTGCATTTACTTATTTGTTCGTTTAATTCGCGAACATGCTAATAAGAAAGCGCAAACGGATCATCATAGTCATGATCCGTTCGATAAGGAGGAAGAATATGTTGTCTCTTAATGAGTTGTGGTTTCTTATCATCTCTACGTTATTTATTGGTTTTTTCGTGCTCGAAGGGTTTGATTTTGGGGTAGGAACAGTCGCTAAGTTTTTAGGAAGAAATGATTTAGAACGACGTATATATATTAATACAATCGGTCCATTTTGGGATGCAAATGAAGTATGGCTTGTAACCGCTGGTGGTACGATGTT
This region includes:
- a CDS encoding cytochrome ubiquinol oxidase subunit I — its product is MDTLELARIQFASTTIFHYFFVPLSIGLVFIIALMQTMYVVKGQEIYKKMTKFWAHIFLVNFAVGVVTGILQEFQFGMNWSTYSRFVGDVFGPSLAIEGLLAFFMESTFLGLWVFGWDKLPKRIHLLSIWLVSLGTILSAFWILTANAFMHAPVGYEMADGRAQMNDFWAIIQNPQLWVQFPHTITAAMATGAYFIAGVSAWKITKRQETEMFKKSFRISIIVGTIATALVLFFGHAQAQHLIKSQPMKMAAAEALWNTSADPAPFTAVAKINPETKSNSFEIQIPYMLSLLSYDKFSGQVEGMNQLQKEYEAKYGPGDYIPPVRTMFWSFRAMVASGTFMLLLGAYGWFLSRKDRLTEKPLYLKLMVYAIALPFIGNTVGWIMTEMGRQPWVVFGVMKTEDAVSPNVTANEVLFSLVSFTTMYAILGGICIYLFVRLIREHANKKAQTDHHSHDPFDKEEEYVVS